The following proteins come from a genomic window of Hoplias malabaricus isolate fHopMal1 chromosome 15, fHopMal1.hap1, whole genome shotgun sequence:
- the si:ch211-247j9.1 gene encoding rho GTPase-activating protein 24 isoform X2: protein MPENKQAVQRTGSYLSHSAYRKIKRVLSFRRRVFGQRLEETVLYERRYGDHMAPLVVEQCVDFIRERGLLEVGLFRQPGQATLVKELQEAFDAGEKPSFDSTDVHTVASLLKLYLRELPEPLVPFCRYQEFLLCGKKIPSDREQGLLELRNLLHELPVANFNLLKYICQFLNEVQSYSSSNKMSIQNLATVFGPNILRPKAEDPESIIGGAAVVQHLMSELIREHCMLLSKENHHASPGPSIQAFVPTHRECSQVEWVHTEPSGHPSEPQMDLTGDRLAQPAKTSMQCSRKLSLPLMAERRASCYSVRTQRLLSETQQWKTNTSPQASSALLYENHRLSLSTQGSPGTRPVACSTTPPSASSSMTAVAEGGDDCVQPCSWPGVGQSDWGTERILGDSGGSSDAQDSTLSVYDNMGMEEQADGHVEEEEEVAIIGPQELEASPSVADSGSSWSSCDVLPMEGGSRSDGTASPCNNSICFPSLRTYPGEGDPHPNSPASSSAPTDAPLSTGSSEVFLPNGDPNGPAASQAMHCLLTGLRNQMARQKAEYEGKIHRLEQKNEALQGQVVGLRVSLEQQRRWASAVEIKMRNVERARADADRRNASLQREMEQFFHTFGELSSEARKTERIIQSF from the exons ATGCCAGAGAACAAGCAGGCGGTCCAGCGGACAGGAAGCTACCTCTCGCATTCAGCTTACAGGAAAATCAAAAGAGTGCTGAGCTTCAGGAGGC GTGTGTTTGGGCAGCGTCTGGAGGAGACGGTGCTCTACGAGAGGCGCTATGGAGATCACATGGCTCCTCTggtggtggagcagtgtgtggacTTCATCAGGGAGAGGGGGCTGCTGGAGGTGGGGCTCTTCAGGCAGCCTGGCCAGGCCACGCTGGTCAAAGAGCTGCAGGAGGCCTTTGATGCCGGTGAAAAACCCTCCTTTGACAG CACAGATGTCCACACAGTTGCGTCTCTGCTGAAGCTATACCTCAGGGAGTTGCCTGAACCACTGGTGCCCTTCTGCCGCTACCAGGAGTTTCTTCTTTGTGGCAAGAAGATCCCCTCTGACAGGGAGCAG GGGTTGTTGGAGCTGAGAAATCTTCTTCATGAGCTTCCAGTAGCCAACTTCAACCTGCTGAAATACATCTGTCA GTTTTTAAATGAGGTCCAGTCCTATTCCAGCAGCAACAAGATGAGCATCCAGAACCTGGCCACGGTGTTTGGGCCGAACATCCTCCGGCCCAAAGCTGAGGATCCTGAAAGTATTATTGGAG GGGCAGCAGTTGTGCAGCACCTCATGTCCGAGCTGATCAGGGAGCACTGCATGCTCCTCTCCAAAGAAAACCACCATGCCTCTCCAGGACCCTCTATACAAGCCTTTGTCCCCACGCACAGAGAGTGCAGTCAGGTGGAGTGGGTCCACACCGAGCCCTCTGGTCATCCAAGTGAGCCTCAGATGGACCTGACGGGAGATCGACTGGCCCAACCAGCTAAGACCTCTATGCAATGCTCCCGGAAGCTGTCCCTGCCGCTTATGGCAGAAAGGAGAGCGTCTTGCTACAGTGTCCGAACCCAGCGCCTTCTGTCCGAGACACAGCAGTGGAAAACCAATACTTCTCCTCAGGCCAGCTCAGCTCTGCTTTATGAGAACCACAGATTGTCCCTATCTACACAGGGCTCTCCTGGGACAAGACCTGTTGCTTGTTCAACCACACCGCCGTCTGCCTCCTCCTCTATGACCGCAGTGGCAGAAGGTGGAGACGACTGTGTGCAGCCTTGTAGTTGGCCAGGTGTAGGACAGTCTGACTGGGGGACTGAGAGAATCCTCGGGGACAGCGGCGGAAGCAGTGATGCCCAGGACAGCACCTTGTCTGTATATGATAACATGGGCATGGAGGAGCAAGCAGATGGACatgttgaggaggaggaggaggtggcgatTATTGGTCCGCAGGAACTGGAAGCATCTCCGAGTGTGGCTGACAGCGGCAGCTCGTGGTCCTCCTGCGATGTCTTGCCCATGGAGGGGGGGAGCAGGAGTGATGGAACTGCCAGCCCTTGCAACAACTCCATATGTTTCCCTTCTTTAAGGACATACCCTGGGGAAGGGGATCCACATCCCAACTCCCCTGCTTCTTCATCTGCCCCTACCGATGCCCCTCTGAGCACCGGTAGCAGTGAGGTCTTTCTTCCCAACGGAGACCCCAATGGCCCCGCTGCCTCCCAAGCGATGCACTGCCTCCTGACTGGGCTCCGGAACCAAATGGCCAGGCAGAAAGCAGAGTATGAGGGCAAGATCCATAG GTTGGAACAGAAGAACGAGGCCCTCCAGGGGCAGGTGGTGGGGCTGCGGGTCTCGCTGGAGCAGCAGCGGCGCTGGGCCAGTGCAGTAGAGATAAAGATGAGGAACgtggaaagagccagagctgatGCTGACCGCCGCAACGCTTCCCTGCAGCGAGAGATGGAGCAGTTCTTCCACACCTTCGGGGAACTCAGCTCAGAGGCCAGAAAAACCGAGCGCATCATTCAGAGCTTCTGA
- the mapk9 gene encoding mitogen-activated protein kinase 9: protein MTEAEGHFYSVQVGDSTFTVLRRYQQLRAIGSGAQGIVCSALDTVLGIPVAVKKLSRPFQNQTHAKRAYRELVLLKCVNHKNIIHLLNVFTPQKSLEEFQDLYLVMELMDASLCQVIHMDLDHERMSYLLYQILCGIRHLHSAGIIHRDLKPSNIVVKSDCTLKILDFGLARTACTNFMMTPYVVTRYYRAPEVILGMKYKENVDIWSVGCIMGEMVKGSVIFQGTDHIDQWNKVIEVLGTPSLEFMNRLMETVRNYVMNKPQFSGVSFTELFPDWAFPSETEHDRLKTSQARDLLSKMLVIDPECRISVQEALNHPYIHVWYDPAEADAPPPHIPDKQLEEREHSIEQWKELIYKEVMDWEERNKNGVLKEECLVDGVVNSSATASQSSSINDISSMSTEQTLASDTDSSCIETIAGGLEE, encoded by the exons ATGACTGAAGCGGAGGGGCATTTTTACAGTGTGCAGGTGGGTGACTCCACCTTCACAGTGCTGCGGCGGTACCAGCAGCTCCGTGCCATCGGCTCTGGGGCCCAAGGCATTGTCTG CTCTGCTCTGGACACTGTACTGGGCATCCCAGTAGCTGTAAAAAAGCTCAGCCGGCCTTTTCAAAACCAGACGCATGCCAAGAGGGCCTACAGAGAACTGGTGCTGCTCAAATGCGTCAATCACAAGAAT ATTATTCATTTACTGAATGTCTTCACACCTCAGAAGTCCTTGGAGGAGTTTCAGGATTT GTATCTGGTGATGGAGTTAATGGATGCCAGCCTGTGTCAAGTGATCCACATGGACCTGGACCATGAGAGAATGTCCTACCTGCTCTATCAGATTCTGTGTGGAATCAGACATCTGCACTCTGCTGGGATCATCCACAGG GACTTGAAGCCCAGCAACATAGTGGTAAAATCAgactgcactttaaagattctTGACTTTGGACTGGCCAGGACCGCCTGTACCAACTTCATGATGACCCCATATGTAGTGACCAGATATTACAGGGCACCAGAGGTCATCTTAGGAATGAAATACAAGGAAAACG TGGATATCTGGTCAGTGGGCTGCATTATGGGAGAAATGGTGAAAGGCAGTGTTATATTCCAAGGCACTGATC ACATTGACCAGTGGAATAAAGTTATTGAGGTGCTGGGCACTCCTTCTCTGGAGTTCATGAACCGTTTGATGGAGACCGTGAGGAACTATGTGATGAACAAGCCCCAGTTCTCTGGAGTCAGCTTTACTGAGCTCTTCCCTGACTGGGCTTTCCCTTCAGAGACTGAGCACGACAGGCTCAAGA CTAGTCAAGCTCGGGACCTGTTGTCAAAGATGCTAGTGATTGATCCCGAGTGTCGCATCTCTGTACAGGAGGCCCTTAACCACCCCTACATCCATGTGTGGTATGACCCAGCTGAGGCCGATGCG CCTCCACCTCATATCCCAGACAAGCAGTTGGAGGAGAGGGAACACAGCATAGAACAATGGAAAG AGTTAATCTATAAAGAGGTAATGGACTGGGAGGAAAGAAACAAGAACGGCGTTCTGAAGGAAGAGTGTTTAG TAGATGGAGTGGTGAACAGCAGTGCTACGGCCTCTCAGTCGTCCTCCATTAATGACATTTCCTCGATGTCCACTGAGCAGACGCTGgcctcagacacagacagttcCTGCATCGAGACTATTGCGGGAGGGCTAGAGGAGTGA
- the si:ch211-247j9.1 gene encoding rho GTPase-activating protein 24 isoform X1, producing the protein MPENKQAVQRTGSYLSHSAYRKIKRVLSFRRRVFGQRLEETVLYERRYGDHMAPLVVEQCVDFIRERGLLEVGLFRQPGQATLVKELQEAFDAGEKPSFDSSTDVHTVASLLKLYLRELPEPLVPFCRYQEFLLCGKKIPSDREQGLLELRNLLHELPVANFNLLKYICQFLNEVQSYSSSNKMSIQNLATVFGPNILRPKAEDPESIIGGAAVVQHLMSELIREHCMLLSKENHHASPGPSIQAFVPTHRECSQVEWVHTEPSGHPSEPQMDLTGDRLAQPAKTSMQCSRKLSLPLMAERRASCYSVRTQRLLSETQQWKTNTSPQASSALLYENHRLSLSTQGSPGTRPVACSTTPPSASSSMTAVAEGGDDCVQPCSWPGVGQSDWGTERILGDSGGSSDAQDSTLSVYDNMGMEEQADGHVEEEEEVAIIGPQELEASPSVADSGSSWSSCDVLPMEGGSRSDGTASPCNNSICFPSLRTYPGEGDPHPNSPASSSAPTDAPLSTGSSEVFLPNGDPNGPAASQAMHCLLTGLRNQMARQKAEYEGKIHRLEQKNEALQGQVVGLRVSLEQQRRWASAVEIKMRNVERARADADRRNASLQREMEQFFHTFGELSSEARKTERIIQSF; encoded by the exons ATGCCAGAGAACAAGCAGGCGGTCCAGCGGACAGGAAGCTACCTCTCGCATTCAGCTTACAGGAAAATCAAAAGAGTGCTGAGCTTCAGGAGGC GTGTGTTTGGGCAGCGTCTGGAGGAGACGGTGCTCTACGAGAGGCGCTATGGAGATCACATGGCTCCTCTggtggtggagcagtgtgtggacTTCATCAGGGAGAGGGGGCTGCTGGAGGTGGGGCTCTTCAGGCAGCCTGGCCAGGCCACGCTGGTCAAAGAGCTGCAGGAGGCCTTTGATGCCGGTGAAAAACCCTCCTTTGACAG CAGCACAGATGTCCACACAGTTGCGTCTCTGCTGAAGCTATACCTCAGGGAGTTGCCTGAACCACTGGTGCCCTTCTGCCGCTACCAGGAGTTTCTTCTTTGTGGCAAGAAGATCCCCTCTGACAGGGAGCAG GGGTTGTTGGAGCTGAGAAATCTTCTTCATGAGCTTCCAGTAGCCAACTTCAACCTGCTGAAATACATCTGTCA GTTTTTAAATGAGGTCCAGTCCTATTCCAGCAGCAACAAGATGAGCATCCAGAACCTGGCCACGGTGTTTGGGCCGAACATCCTCCGGCCCAAAGCTGAGGATCCTGAAAGTATTATTGGAG GGGCAGCAGTTGTGCAGCACCTCATGTCCGAGCTGATCAGGGAGCACTGCATGCTCCTCTCCAAAGAAAACCACCATGCCTCTCCAGGACCCTCTATACAAGCCTTTGTCCCCACGCACAGAGAGTGCAGTCAGGTGGAGTGGGTCCACACCGAGCCCTCTGGTCATCCAAGTGAGCCTCAGATGGACCTGACGGGAGATCGACTGGCCCAACCAGCTAAGACCTCTATGCAATGCTCCCGGAAGCTGTCCCTGCCGCTTATGGCAGAAAGGAGAGCGTCTTGCTACAGTGTCCGAACCCAGCGCCTTCTGTCCGAGACACAGCAGTGGAAAACCAATACTTCTCCTCAGGCCAGCTCAGCTCTGCTTTATGAGAACCACAGATTGTCCCTATCTACACAGGGCTCTCCTGGGACAAGACCTGTTGCTTGTTCAACCACACCGCCGTCTGCCTCCTCCTCTATGACCGCAGTGGCAGAAGGTGGAGACGACTGTGTGCAGCCTTGTAGTTGGCCAGGTGTAGGACAGTCTGACTGGGGGACTGAGAGAATCCTCGGGGACAGCGGCGGAAGCAGTGATGCCCAGGACAGCACCTTGTCTGTATATGATAACATGGGCATGGAGGAGCAAGCAGATGGACatgttgaggaggaggaggaggtggcgatTATTGGTCCGCAGGAACTGGAAGCATCTCCGAGTGTGGCTGACAGCGGCAGCTCGTGGTCCTCCTGCGATGTCTTGCCCATGGAGGGGGGGAGCAGGAGTGATGGAACTGCCAGCCCTTGCAACAACTCCATATGTTTCCCTTCTTTAAGGACATACCCTGGGGAAGGGGATCCACATCCCAACTCCCCTGCTTCTTCATCTGCCCCTACCGATGCCCCTCTGAGCACCGGTAGCAGTGAGGTCTTTCTTCCCAACGGAGACCCCAATGGCCCCGCTGCCTCCCAAGCGATGCACTGCCTCCTGACTGGGCTCCGGAACCAAATGGCCAGGCAGAAAGCAGAGTATGAGGGCAAGATCCATAG GTTGGAACAGAAGAACGAGGCCCTCCAGGGGCAGGTGGTGGGGCTGCGGGTCTCGCTGGAGCAGCAGCGGCGCTGGGCCAGTGCAGTAGAGATAAAGATGAGGAACgtggaaagagccagagctgatGCTGACCGCCGCAACGCTTCCCTGCAGCGAGAGATGGAGCAGTTCTTCCACACCTTCGGGGAACTCAGCTCAGAGGCCAGAAAAACCGAGCGCATCATTCAGAGCTTCTGA